Proteins from a genomic interval of Pseudomonas sp. RC10:
- a CDS encoding sugar ABC transporter substrate-binding protein, which yields MKRAREFKVSRLRGKMTALLAGVIAPLMLGAMPMTANAAVKDHYIIYLSLSYSGNAWQSEAANLVKALAKTPPYDKMVELREVISGTDVQAQISAYESMIAAGADGVVSFPVSPTALNRTVKRGCEKGTLFYMYDATVTEPCAYNVSYITAGFGENTAQALVNELHGKGKIFLSRGVPGNSVDKRHYDGAMSVFKKYPGIQIVAEYYGYWDDRTTQQETAKALAAHPDVEGIWAQAGENGALKALLAANHKLVPMTGENSNGFRLGLANPDYQAKGLRGVSSGSPPAAAGLAFKLMMEQLQGKREMKVHNIEYALPWVPADKVTVCKGDKVTLECNALAEGKVPDSFVTEVFDQTLLPEISLQSATDGIPTPGATIQPLPEDAARAAANEPGINCAKCDAPQGLYHLTKTKAFDAQ from the coding sequence ATGAAGAGAGCACGTGAATTCAAGGTGTCCCGGCTGCGCGGCAAAATGACGGCGCTGCTCGCCGGGGTGATCGCTCCGTTGATGCTCGGAGCGATGCCGATGACGGCGAACGCGGCGGTGAAGGATCATTACATTATTTACCTGAGCCTCAGCTACAGCGGCAACGCCTGGCAATCCGAAGCGGCGAACCTGGTGAAGGCGCTGGCCAAGACCCCGCCGTACGACAAAATGGTCGAGCTGCGCGAGGTCATTTCGGGCACCGACGTGCAGGCGCAAATCTCGGCCTACGAGAGCATGATCGCGGCAGGCGCCGATGGCGTGGTGAGCTTCCCGGTCTCCCCCACCGCGCTGAACCGAACGGTCAAACGCGGCTGTGAAAAAGGCACCCTCTTCTACATGTATGACGCCACGGTCACCGAGCCGTGTGCGTACAACGTCAGCTACATCACCGCCGGTTTCGGCGAAAACACCGCTCAGGCACTGGTCAACGAACTGCATGGCAAGGGCAAGATTTTCCTGAGCCGTGGCGTGCCCGGCAACTCGGTGGACAAGCGTCACTACGACGGCGCAATGAGCGTGTTCAAGAAATACCCCGGCATTCAGATCGTCGCCGAGTATTACGGCTATTGGGACGACCGCACCACCCAACAGGAAACCGCCAAGGCCCTCGCCGCGCACCCGGACGTCGAAGGCATCTGGGCGCAGGCGGGCGAGAACGGCGCGCTCAAAGCGCTGCTCGCGGCCAATCACAAGTTGGTGCCGATGACCGGTGAAAACTCCAACGGCTTCCGCCTTGGCCTGGCCAATCCCGACTATCAAGCCAAAGGGCTGCGCGGCGTGTCGTCCGGTTCGCCACCTGCGGCAGCCGGCCTCGCGTTCAAGCTGATGATGGAACAGCTGCAAGGCAAACGTGAGATGAAAGTCCACAACATCGAGTACGCGCTGCCCTGGGTGCCGGCCGACAAAGTGACCGTGTGCAAGGGCGACAAAGTGACCCTCGAATGCAACGCGCTGGCCGAAGGCAAGGTGCCGGATTCGTTCGTGACCGAAGTGTTCGACCAAACGTTGCTGCCGGAGATTTCCTTGCAGTCCGCCACCGACGGGATTCCTACGCCGGGCGCGACCATTCAGCCGTTGCCTGAAGACGCCGCACGCGCCGCCGCCAATGAGCCGGGCATCAACTGCGCCAAATGCGACGCGCCGCAAGGGCTGTATCACCTGACCAAAACCAAGGCGTTCGACGCGCAGTGA
- the purC gene encoding phosphoribosylaminoimidazolesuccinocarboxamide synthase — MEKREELYRGKAKSVYKTDDADRLILLFRNDTSAFDGKRIEQLDRKGMVNNKFNAFIMQKLEAAGIPTQFDKLLADNEVLVKKLDMIPVECVVRNYAAGSLVKRLGVEEGIKLNPYTFELFLKDDAKGDPFINESHVVAFGWGTAEQLARMKELSLKVNDVLSKLFDDAGLLLVDFKLEFGVFSDGSIVLGDEFSPDGCRLWDKDTKKKMDKDRFRQGLGDVIEAYEEVAHRLGVPL; from the coding sequence ATGGAAAAACGTGAAGAACTCTACCGCGGCAAAGCCAAATCGGTTTACAAGACCGACGACGCTGACCGCTTGATCCTGCTGTTTCGCAACGACACCTCGGCGTTCGACGGCAAGCGCATCGAACAGCTCGACCGCAAAGGCATGGTGAACAACAAGTTCAACGCCTTCATCATGCAGAAACTCGAAGCGGCCGGCATTCCGACCCAGTTCGACAAACTGCTGGCCGACAACGAAGTGCTGGTCAAGAAGCTCGACATGATCCCGGTCGAATGCGTCGTGCGTAACTACGCCGCTGGCAGCCTGGTCAAGCGCCTGGGCGTCGAAGAGGGCATCAAGCTCAATCCGTACACCTTCGAACTGTTCCTGAAGGACGACGCCAAGGGCGACCCGTTCATCAACGAATCCCACGTCGTCGCGTTCGGTTGGGGCACCGCTGAACAGCTGGCGCGCATGAAAGAACTGTCCCTCAAGGTCAACGACGTCCTGAGCAAACTGTTCGACGACGCAGGCCTGCTGCTGGTCGACTTCAAACTCGAATTCGGCGTGTTCAGCGACGGCTCCATCGTCCTTGGCGACGAATTCAGCCCCGACGGCTGCCGCCTGTGGGACAAAGACACCAAGAAGAAAATGGACAAGGACCGCTTCCGCCAGGGCCTCGGTGACGTCATCGAAGCCTACGAAGAAGTCGCCCACCGCCTCGGCGTCCCGCTCTAA
- a CDS encoding MBL fold metallo-hydrolase, with amino-acid sequence MRFAVLGSGSRGNGTLVASNDTYVLVDCGFSLRETERRLDRLGISGQQLSAILVTHEHADHVHGVGLLSRRYDVPVYLSDGTLRGMRKPVDAGIRLTGGQGVQIGDLSIDVVSVAHDALEPTQFVFNNGRKRFGLLTDLGSYCPSVLDSYRGLDALMIESNHCRDLLARGHYPYFLKQRVGGEYGHLNNHQAAGLVNELGWHGLQHLVLAHLSSKNNLPQLARQCFVDTLGCDPDWLQLADQDSGLDWREIA; translated from the coding sequence GTGCGTTTCGCGGTTCTGGGCAGCGGCAGCCGGGGTAACGGCACGCTGGTTGCGAGCAACGACACGTACGTGCTGGTCGATTGCGGTTTCTCCCTGCGGGAAACAGAGCGTCGGCTGGACAGGCTGGGCATCAGCGGCCAACAGTTGAGCGCCATTCTGGTGACCCACGAACATGCCGATCACGTGCATGGCGTGGGTTTGCTGTCTCGGCGCTACGACGTGCCGGTCTACCTCAGCGACGGCACCTTGCGCGGCATGCGCAAGCCGGTTGACGCGGGTATCCGGCTGACGGGCGGGCAGGGCGTGCAGATTGGCGACCTGAGCATCGATGTGGTCTCCGTGGCTCACGATGCGCTGGAGCCGACACAGTTCGTCTTCAACAACGGGCGCAAGCGATTTGGCCTGCTGACCGACCTGGGGTCGTACTGTCCGTCGGTGCTCGACAGCTATCGCGGACTGGATGCCCTTATGATCGAGTCCAACCACTGTCGCGACCTGCTCGCACGCGGGCACTACCCCTACTTCCTGAAACAGCGGGTCGGCGGGGAATACGGGCATTTGAACAACCATCAGGCCGCGGGTCTGGTGAACGAGCTGGGATGGCACGGCCTGCAACACCTCGTGCTGGCCCACCTGAGCAGCAAGAACAACCTGCCGCAGCTGGCCCGGCAATGTTTCGTCGACACCCTCGGGTGCGACCCGGACTGGCTACAATTGGCCGATCAGGATTCAGGGCTCGACTGGCGTGAAATCGCCTGA
- a CDS encoding N-acyl homoserine lactonase family protein yields MPGNAYSIWVLEYSAVELYPVSGIIFGAHNQGTRKLPYCYVLIKGHGRTIMIDVGYNSKDYGAYLEKKFGVGNWHSPTEVLAQCGVTPEEVDTVILTHAHFDHLGNTDAFPNATFYIQEKELAKWIWVMSLPQGHQHWMMIATDPSDVLRAVTLAKDGRLRCVDGDMADFLPGIDLYVAYDSHTFASMWVHVRNDLARESQDSYVLAGDLVYSYDNFLKNAEIGNGEVRGELAITPVGLASGSQENLVMATVAMLNVVDQDFKRLIPIHEERLKDVYPSRLTPQGLQVTEICLGDQQLSKVNNEA; encoded by the coding sequence ATGCCAGGCAATGCTTATTCCATCTGGGTGCTCGAATACAGCGCCGTCGAGCTTTATCCGGTCAGTGGCATCATCTTCGGTGCGCACAACCAAGGTACGCGCAAACTGCCCTACTGCTACGTGCTGATCAAAGGCCATGGCCGCACGATCATGATCGACGTCGGCTACAACAGTAAGGATTACGGCGCCTACCTTGAAAAGAAATTCGGCGTCGGTAACTGGCACTCGCCCACTGAAGTCCTCGCTCAATGCGGCGTGACGCCGGAGGAAGTGGACACGGTGATCCTCACCCACGCGCACTTCGACCACCTTGGCAACACCGATGCCTTCCCCAATGCGACCTTCTACATTCAGGAAAAAGAGCTGGCGAAGTGGATCTGGGTAATGTCACTCCCGCAAGGCCATCAGCACTGGATGATGATCGCCACCGATCCGTCTGACGTGCTGCGCGCCGTCACCCTCGCCAAGGACGGGCGCTTGCGCTGCGTGGATGGCGACATGGCCGACTTCCTGCCAGGCATTGACTTATACGTCGCCTACGACAGCCACACGTTCGCCTCGATGTGGGTGCATGTGCGTAACGACCTGGCCCGTGAATCCCAAGATTCTTACGTGCTGGCCGGTGACCTGGTCTACAGCTACGACAACTTCCTCAAAAACGCTGAAATCGGCAACGGCGAAGTACGCGGCGAGCTGGCGATTACGCCGGTGGGCCTGGCGTCAGGGAGCCAGGAAAATCTGGTGATGGCCACCGTCGCGATGCTCAACGTCGTCGATCAGGACTTCAAACGCTTGATCCCGATCCATGAAGAACGCCTCAAGGATGTCTACCCGTCCCGCCTGACGCCTCAGGGCCTGCAGGTCACGGAGATCTGCCTGGGCGACCAACAGCTGTCAAAGGTGAACAATGAAGCATGA
- a CDS encoding SDR family oxidoreductase produces MANEYETLGMPSFRLDGKVALITGAGTGIGAGTALAFSAAGAELVLVARTQSNLDQVAEVIRGRGGKVTTVVCDVTDRAAIRAVINALPKLDILVNNAGTNFPEPMLDVTDEHLDTVIDLNVRACFVTAQAAVRKMLENTGPDTGVIINISSQMGHVGSPNRTVYCMTKHAVEGLTKAMAVELADRGIRVNTLCPTFVDTPMVRKIVDTPEKEAFLVSKIPMGHMAKMEDVIGAALYLAGPSARMVTGTSLKVDGGWTAQ; encoded by the coding sequence GTGGCAAATGAATACGAAACGTTGGGCATGCCGTCCTTTCGGCTGGACGGCAAAGTTGCTTTGATCACCGGCGCTGGCACAGGCATTGGTGCCGGAACCGCGCTGGCGTTCAGCGCTGCGGGTGCTGAGCTGGTCTTGGTGGCCCGGACCCAGAGCAATCTTGATCAGGTCGCCGAGGTCATCCGCGGTAGGGGTGGGAAGGTCACGACGGTGGTGTGCGACGTCACCGACCGCGCCGCGATTCGCGCGGTGATCAACGCGCTTCCCAAGCTGGACATTCTGGTGAATAACGCCGGGACCAACTTCCCTGAGCCGATGCTGGACGTTACCGACGAGCACCTGGATACGGTGATCGATCTCAACGTCCGTGCCTGCTTCGTCACCGCCCAGGCCGCCGTGCGCAAGATGTTGGAGAACACCGGGCCGGACACCGGCGTAATCATCAATATTTCTTCGCAAATGGGCCATGTCGGTTCGCCCAACCGCACGGTGTATTGCATGACCAAGCATGCGGTGGAAGGGCTGACCAAGGCCATGGCCGTCGAGCTGGCGGACCGTGGCATTCGGGTGAACACGCTGTGCCCGACGTTCGTGGACACGCCGATGGTGCGCAAGATCGTCGACACCCCCGAGAAGGAAGCGTTTCTGGTCTCGAAGATTCCCATGGGGCACATGGCGAAGATGGAAGACGTGATCGGCGCGGCGCTGTACCTCGCCGGGCCGTCGGCACGAATGGTCACCGGCACGTCCCTGAAAGTGGACGGCGGCTGGACAGCGCAATGA
- a CDS encoding ABC transporter permease, with protein MTSARIESTDTRQAAPVNDVATDYRKSSRVSRETLNIVGVFMLCVLALLAAKWINPNAGGYQQLETILILCSFLVVVAFGQGLVVLIGGLDLSIPSVITLGGILTAVWVGADGGVLKTCAVLGVCAVVGVVNGLGIGVFKVPAFIMTLAMGIIVYSLCLGATGGSPNGVSPKAFTWLMSGRVAGIPVIVLFTVVGAVIAFIVQSRTRFGTRLYALGSNPTAARFAGLHTLRLTVMTYALCAVLAGITGMLLVGYSNGATLRMGDPYLLPSVAAVVIGGSSISGGRGSFVGTLAGALLLTILDMIISSLGFSQGWRTVISGAIILLAILLQHEGAMDWLRSLRHSKRKT; from the coding sequence ATGACCAGCGCACGAATCGAATCGACTGACACCCGACAGGCAGCCCCCGTGAACGACGTCGCCACCGACTATCGCAAGTCCTCGCGGGTCTCCCGTGAAACCCTGAACATCGTCGGCGTTTTCATGCTGTGCGTGCTGGCACTGCTGGCGGCGAAATGGATCAACCCCAACGCAGGCGGTTACCAGCAACTGGAGACGATCCTGATCCTCTGCTCGTTTCTGGTGGTGGTTGCCTTTGGACAAGGCCTGGTGGTGCTGATTGGCGGGCTCGATTTGTCCATTCCTTCGGTCATCACCTTGGGCGGCATTCTGACGGCGGTGTGGGTCGGTGCTGACGGCGGTGTACTCAAAACCTGCGCGGTGCTGGGCGTCTGTGCGGTGGTCGGGGTCGTCAACGGGCTGGGCATCGGCGTGTTCAAGGTCCCGGCGTTCATCATGACCCTGGCGATGGGGATCATCGTGTACAGCCTCTGCCTCGGCGCCACGGGTGGTTCGCCCAACGGCGTATCGCCTAAGGCCTTCACCTGGCTCATGAGCGGTCGTGTGGCGGGGATTCCGGTGATCGTGCTGTTCACGGTCGTCGGCGCCGTGATCGCCTTCATCGTGCAATCGCGCACCCGCTTTGGCACCCGGCTTTACGCGCTTGGCTCCAACCCGACCGCCGCACGTTTCGCCGGGCTGCACACCTTGCGCCTTACGGTCATGACGTACGCGTTGTGCGCCGTGCTCGCAGGCATCACCGGCATGCTGCTGGTGGGGTATTCCAACGGCGCGACGTTGCGCATGGGCGACCCGTATCTATTGCCCTCCGTGGCGGCCGTGGTGATCGGCGGATCGTCCATCAGCGGCGGTCGCGGCAGTTTCGTCGGCACCCTGGCCGGTGCCCTGCTGCTCACCATCCTGGACATGATCATCTCCAGCCTCGGGTTTTCCCAAGGCTGGAGGACGGTCATTTCCGGGGCAATCATCCTCTTGGCCATTCTGCTCCAGCACGAAGGTGCGATGGACTGGCTGCGCTCGCTGAGGCACTCCAAACGCAAGACCTGA
- a CDS encoding carboxynorspermidine decarboxylase, producing the protein MIKTPYYLIDKEKLLRNMEKIAYMREQSGAKALLALKCFATWSVFDLMQQYMDGTTSSSLYELKLGRQKFEGETHAYSVAWADDEIEEMLANCDKIIFNSISQLERHAPACAEKVRGLRVNPQVSSSDYLLADPARPFSRLGEWDPEKIEKVIEQITGFMFHNNCENGDFGLFDQMLSTIEERFGHLLHKVEWVSLGGGIHFTGEGYPLDAFCARLKAFSQKYGVQVYLEPGEAAITQSASLEVTVLDTLYNGKNLAVVDSSIEAHMLDLLIYRLDAKLAPSEGDHTYMVCGKSCLAGDIFGEYQFDRPLTIGDRLSFVDAAGYTMVKKNWFNGLKMPSIAVKQLDGTVEVVREFGFDDYLSSLS; encoded by the coding sequence ATGATCAAAACGCCGTACTACCTCATCGACAAAGAAAAGCTGCTGCGCAACATGGAAAAAATCGCGTACATGCGCGAGCAATCCGGTGCGAAAGCCCTGCTGGCACTCAAGTGTTTCGCGACCTGGTCGGTGTTCGACCTGATGCAGCAGTACATGGACGGGACCACCTCCTCTTCTCTTTATGAGCTGAAGCTGGGCCGTCAGAAGTTCGAAGGCGAGACCCACGCCTACAGCGTCGCCTGGGCAGATGACGAGATCGAAGAGATGCTCGCCAACTGCGACAAGATCATCTTCAACTCCATCAGCCAGCTAGAGCGCCACGCCCCTGCCTGCGCCGAGAAGGTGCGCGGCCTGCGCGTGAACCCGCAAGTCAGCAGCTCCGATTACCTGCTCGCCGACCCGGCGCGTCCGTTCAGCCGTCTCGGCGAATGGGACCCGGAGAAGATCGAAAAAGTCATCGAGCAGATCACCGGCTTCATGTTCCACAACAACTGCGAGAACGGCGACTTCGGCCTGTTTGACCAGATGCTGTCGACCATCGAAGAACGTTTCGGCCATCTGCTGCACAAAGTGGAATGGGTCAGCCTCGGCGGCGGCATTCATTTCACCGGCGAAGGCTACCCACTCGACGCATTCTGCGCACGCCTGAAAGCGTTCTCGCAGAAATACGGCGTGCAGGTGTACCTGGAACCGGGCGAAGCGGCGATCACCCAAAGCGCCTCGCTGGAAGTGACCGTGCTCGACACCCTCTACAACGGCAAAAATCTGGCCGTGGTCGACAGCTCCATCGAAGCGCACATGCTCGATCTGCTGATCTATCGCCTCGACGCCAAGCTGGCCCCGAGCGAAGGCGACCACACCTACATGGTGTGCGGTAAATCCTGCCTGGCAGGCGACATCTTTGGCGAATACCAATTCGATCGTCCGCTGACCATCGGCGATCGGCTGTCCTTCGTGGACGCAGCGGGTTACACCATGGTCAAAAAGAACTGGTTCAACGGCCTGAAAATGCCATCCATCGCAGTGAAACAACTCGACGGTACAGTTGAAGTGGTTCGTGAGTTTGGTTTTGACGATTATCTGTCCAGCCTTTCCTGA
- a CDS encoding saccharopine dehydrogenase family protein gives MKKNVLIIGAGGVAKVVAHKCAQHNDELGRIAIASRNISKCQAIIDSVNAKGSLKQPAEIKAYALNALDIEATKSLILETESQIVINVGSSFLNMSVLRACIDTGVAYLDTAIHEEPGKVCETPPWYGNYEWKHLEECQQKNITAILGIGFDPGVVNAYAALAQQDYFDRIDSIDILDVNAGSHGKYFATNFDPEINFREFTGQVWSWQNSQWTSNTMFEVKRTDDLPVVGAQDLYLTGHDEVHSISKNLEVPNVRFWMSFGAHYINVFTVLKNLGLLSEQPVKTAEGVEIVPLKVVKAVLPDPASLAPGYTGKTCIGDLVKGTKDGKAREVFIYNVADHEDAFAETDSQGISYTAGVPPVAAALLVARGEWDVKRMVNVEELPAKAFLKALDVMGLPTRVKDENGDRPWDE, from the coding sequence TTGAAGAAGAACGTTCTTATCATTGGTGCGGGAGGTGTCGCCAAGGTGGTGGCCCACAAGTGCGCGCAGCACAACGACGAACTCGGTCGTATTGCTATCGCGTCGCGTAACATCTCCAAGTGCCAGGCCATCATCGACAGCGTGAACGCCAAAGGCAGCCTCAAGCAGCCTGCGGAGATCAAGGCCTACGCCCTGAACGCGCTGGACATCGAAGCGACCAAATCGCTGATTCTGGAAACCGAATCGCAGATCGTGATCAACGTCGGTTCCTCATTCCTCAACATGTCTGTCCTGCGTGCCTGCATCGACACCGGCGTGGCTTATCTGGACACTGCGATCCACGAAGAGCCGGGCAAAGTGTGCGAAACGCCGCCCTGGTACGGCAACTACGAGTGGAAACACCTCGAAGAGTGCCAACAGAAAAACATCACCGCCATCCTCGGCATCGGCTTCGACCCGGGCGTGGTCAACGCCTACGCGGCCCTGGCGCAGCAAGACTATTTCGACCGCATTGATTCGATCGACATCCTCGACGTCAATGCCGGCTCACATGGCAAATACTTTGCCACCAATTTCGACCCGGAAATCAACTTCCGCGAATTCACCGGACAGGTGTGGAGCTGGCAGAACAGCCAGTGGACCAGCAACACCATGTTCGAAGTCAAACGTACGGACGACCTGCCCGTCGTCGGCGCTCAAGATCTCTACCTCACCGGCCACGATGAAGTGCACTCGATTTCGAAAAATCTCGAAGTGCCCAACGTGCGGTTCTGGATGAGCTTCGGCGCCCATTACATCAATGTATTCACCGTCCTGAAAAACCTTGGCCTGCTGTCCGAACAGCCGGTCAAAACCGCTGAAGGCGTCGAAATCGTTCCGCTGAAAGTGGTTAAGGCCGTACTGCCGGACCCCGCCTCGCTGGCACCGGGTTACACCGGCAAGACCTGCATCGGCGACCTGGTCAAAGGCACCAAGGACGGCAAGGCGCGCGAAGTGTTCATCTACAACGTCGCCGACCACGAAGACGCCTTCGCCGAAACCGACAGCCAGGGCATCTCCTACACCGCAGGTGTCCCACCCGTCGCCGCCGCCCTCCTCGTCGCCCGCGGCGAATGGGACGTGAAGCGCATGGTCAACGTCGAGGAATTGCCTGCCAAGGCATTTCTGAAAGCCCTTGATGTGATGGGTTTACCGACCCGCGTCAAGGATGAGAACGGCGATCGTCCTTGGGATGAGTAA
- a CDS encoding 3-hydroxyacyl-CoA dehydrogenase → MKHELETLTQGRPVAIVGAGLVGSGWALLFARAGLAVRIYDANPAISNAAVPLIEQQIGDLTAHGLLSEPADAILARLTVCDSLAHAVEGAVYVQESILERTDVKRALMLELEAVAAPDLIIGSSTSGIPASAFALGLNITPRVVIAHPVNPPYLVPVVEIVPSPETAPEVVAFTAALMDAVGQSVVHVRKEVDGFVLNRLQAVLLREAWALVEDGVASCEDIDKTVRDGLGWRWSFMGPFETIDLNAVGGVADYAQRLGPLYRGIADSRTHEREWSPELIANIEAQRREFLAHDQLETRRAWRDRALMAFSAQRRTFERD, encoded by the coding sequence ATGAAGCATGAACTTGAAACCCTGACCCAAGGCCGTCCCGTCGCCATCGTCGGGGCCGGTCTGGTCGGTTCCGGCTGGGCGCTGCTCTTCGCCCGGGCCGGATTGGCGGTACGGATCTACGACGCCAACCCGGCGATTTCCAACGCCGCCGTGCCGCTGATCGAACAGCAGATCGGCGACCTCACGGCCCACGGTTTGCTGAGCGAACCGGCCGACGCGATCCTGGCGCGGCTGACCGTTTGCGACAGCCTGGCCCACGCCGTTGAAGGCGCGGTCTACGTGCAGGAATCGATACTCGAACGCACCGACGTCAAACGCGCCCTGATGCTCGAACTGGAGGCCGTGGCCGCGCCAGACCTGATCATCGGCAGCTCGACGTCAGGCATTCCTGCTTCAGCATTTGCCTTGGGTTTGAACATCACGCCGAGGGTCGTGATCGCCCACCCCGTCAACCCGCCGTACCTGGTGCCCGTGGTGGAAATCGTGCCCTCCCCGGAAACCGCGCCTGAGGTCGTCGCGTTCACGGCCGCGCTGATGGATGCCGTGGGCCAGAGCGTGGTGCACGTGCGCAAGGAGGTCGACGGCTTCGTGCTCAATCGCCTTCAAGCGGTGCTACTGCGGGAAGCTTGGGCGTTGGTGGAGGATGGTGTTGCGAGTTGCGAGGACATCGACAAGACGGTGCGCGACGGCCTCGGCTGGCGGTGGTCGTTCATGGGCCCATTCGAAACGATTGACCTGAACGCCGTCGGCGGCGTGGCGGATTATGCGCAACGACTGGGACCGCTCTATCGCGGCATCGCCGATTCGCGCACCCATGAACGGGAGTGGAGCCCTGAGCTGATCGCGAACATCGAAGCCCAGCGCCGCGAGTTTCTGGCACACGATCAGCTTGAAACGCGGCGGGCGTGGCGTGATCGCGCGCTCATGGCATTCAGCGCCCAGCGGCGGACGTTCGAGCGCGACTGA
- a CDS encoding ABC transporter permease codes for MSTLSSRLKRFSKSGAGTAALLYVVLFVAYASVERSALSVSAFSDLVNNASPLAIAAAGGTLIVLLKGFDLSVAGVISLVNVILASYPLEDATGALVSLGIALGIGALVGLVNGVLVAYGRFQSIAVTLATMIMTGGLALVILDAPGGSVAEWLSETLTDTVGGIPVSGLVLLAVVALWALLRKTNFGVALYAVGQDEHAAALSGIQVQRTRCLAFVIAGALYGLSGYMLSAQTATGNPNAGNTLLLLTFAAIALGGTSFRGGMGGLTGSIIGAASLMLLQKLLFSIGVQSFYIGLLQGIVMIVAVSLMNAGEWFNLRRT; via the coding sequence ATGAGCACACTGTCTTCCCGCCTCAAACGTTTTTCCAAAAGCGGCGCTGGCACGGCGGCGCTGCTGTATGTCGTGCTGTTCGTGGCCTACGCCAGCGTGGAGCGCAGCGCATTGAGTGTGTCCGCGTTCAGCGATCTGGTGAACAACGCTTCGCCGCTTGCGATTGCCGCCGCGGGCGGCACGCTGATCGTGCTGCTGAAAGGGTTCGATTTGTCGGTCGCGGGGGTGATCTCGCTGGTCAATGTGATTCTGGCGAGCTACCCGCTGGAAGACGCGACGGGCGCGTTGGTCAGCCTCGGAATCGCCCTTGGCATCGGCGCGCTGGTCGGTTTGGTGAACGGTGTGCTGGTCGCCTACGGCCGCTTTCAGTCCATCGCCGTGACGTTGGCGACGATGATCATGACCGGCGGTCTGGCGCTGGTGATTCTCGACGCACCCGGTGGCTCCGTCGCGGAATGGCTGAGCGAAACGTTGACCGACACCGTCGGCGGCATTCCGGTGTCCGGGCTGGTGCTGCTGGCCGTCGTCGCACTGTGGGCCCTGTTACGCAAGACCAATTTCGGCGTCGCACTGTACGCCGTTGGCCAGGACGAGCATGCCGCCGCGCTGTCCGGCATTCAGGTGCAACGCACGCGCTGCCTGGCCTTCGTCATCGCAGGCGCCCTCTATGGCCTGAGCGGCTACATGCTGTCTGCGCAAACCGCGACCGGCAACCCGAATGCAGGCAACACGCTGTTGCTCCTGACCTTCGCCGCCATCGCGTTGGGCGGCACGTCGTTTCGCGGCGGCATGGGCGGGCTCACCGGCAGCATCATCGGCGCGGCGAGCTTGATGTTGTTGCAGAAGCTGCTGTTCTCCATCGGCGTGCAGTCGTTCTACATCGGCCTGCTGCAGGGCATCGTCATGATCGTCGCAGTCAGCCTGATGAACGCCGGCGAATGGTTCAACCTGCGGAGGACGTGA